TATTACATAATGTGTCAATCTGGTGGAAGAAGCGCAAGAGCATGCAGTAGTCTTACAAGTGAAGGCTTTAAGGTTATTAATGTTTCTGGTGGAATGGGATCATATGTAGGAACACAAAGAAAGTAACTTGTTTTTATATCAAAAAAATATATAAATTTATCATAGAACAAATATAAGTTTGAATGTGAATTCTTATGAGGCATATCCAAAAAATAATAAATTAGTGTTTCTGATTAAATTATTGGTGGGAGGAAATATTATGAAAAAGAAGATATTAATAGTGGGCGGAGTTGCTGGAGGTGCGTCAGCGGCTGCTAGACTTAGAAGAAATAGTGAAGAAGATGAAATAATAATGTTTGAAAAAGGGCCACATGTGTCTTTTTCAAATTGTTCACTAAAGGATATATAGGTTCCTCATCTATAAAAGTCTTTAATTATAATAGAGCAGCAACTGGTTTAAATGAAGCACTTATAGATGTTCTTAATATGAAGATTAATTACGATATAGTACGTGTAATACTTACAGATAAAGTAGGAATTATGCCTAATTCCTCTCCTGTACATTTAAAATTATTATATGAAGTGCCAACGGGAAAGAACAAACGAAATTCCAAAAGATAAACCAGTGTATATTCATTGCAGAACTGATCAAAGAAGTTATAATGTTGTTTTAGCACTTCAAAATTTAGGTTTTAATAATGTTTATAATATAACAGGAAGCTTTTTAGAATTATCATTTTATGAATATTTTAATGATAAAACTCAGAATAGGGAAAGTATAGTTACAGAATATAATTTTAGATAAATTTAATATAAAGAAAAAAGTCACTCAAGAAATTTAAATTTTTGAGTGATTTTTAGTGCGTAATAAGAGTAGGCATATTCTTCTGAAAAAGAAAAAAATGATTGATGATGAAATTTATAGTATACAGTATGTACATTCCTTACGTAAGAGAACCAAGAAAAATTTTAATGAAAAAATCTTATATTTTTAAGAGGTCCGTAGAATCTATACAATATATAGATTTGATGAATTAACTTAATCTCTGAAAGTAGATGATTAATATATAATAGATTTGACATTGAATTTTGGGAATTTTCTGAAAACGGTGTATAATAATAATTAGAACATTTAGTAATCTTCTAAAATGCATTAATTATCTAATACTAAAGAATAACACTACTCTAGACGAGGTTCCATTTGTGGAATAGGTGAAATTAAATTCAGTTAGAGTGTAAAAAACTTCACTAAAAAAGTTTCAATTTTATTATTTGGTAAGCATGAGAATTCATGCAGAGAGGAGCAAAAATGAGTAGACTTGATATTACAACACCCAATAGAGCACAAACTGTAGTAGAAGGACTTTATAAAGATTTAGAGCGTAGAATAATTGCCAGCCCTCCGGGACTATGTCCAGTTGATATGGCAGCTTCCTTTTTAAAACTGTGCCATGCACAAACTTGTGGAAAATGTGTTCCATGCAGAGTTGGACTAGCACAATTAGAAAATTTGCTTAATGATGTTCTAGATGGTAACGCAACACTAGATACAATTGATTTAATTGAAAAGACAGCAAGAGTAATTTCAAATTCTGCTGATTGTGCAATTGGATACGAAGCAGCTAATATGGTACTAAAAGGTGTTATAGGTTTTAAAAATGATTATGTGGAACATATTATAAATGACAGATGTATTTGTAATTTGGATCAACCAGTTCCGTGTGTTGCATTGTGTCCTGCTGGAGTAGATATTCCAGGTTATATTGCACTAATATCTGAAGGAAGAAATGCTGATGCAGTTCGCCTTATTAGAAAGGACAATCCCTTCCCAACTACTTGTGCGCTTATTTGCGAACATCCTTGTGAGGCTAGATGTAGACGTAATATGATAGATGATTCAGTAAATATTCGTGGTCTTAAGCGTTATGCTGTTGATCATGCAGGAAAAGTTCCAGTGCCAGTCTGTGCTCAGTCTACAGGTAAGAATGTTGCCGTAGTTGGTGGAGGTCCTGGAGGATTAAGTGCAGCATATTTCCTTTCTCTTATGGGTCATCACGTTGTAATTTATGAAGAACGTTCTAAATTAGGGGGTATGCTTCGCTATGGAATTCCTAGTTATCGTCTCCCAAGAGAACGATTAGATGAAGATATTGAAGCTATTATTTCTACTGGTGTGGAAATAAAGACAGGTATTACTATTGGTAGGGATGTTTCGTTGATAGATGTTAAAAATAAATATGATGCACTTTATATTGCTATTGGTGCTCATATTGACAAAAAAATAGGTATTAAGGGAGAGGAAAGTAAAGGTGTCATTTCAGCAGTAGAGATGTTACGGGCTATTGGTGATAATACCCCCCCTGATTTTACTGGAAAAACTGTTATAGTAATTGGTGGCGGAAATGTTGCAATGGACGTTACAAGATCTTCAATGCGACTTGGTGCAAAAAAAGTATGTAATGTATATAGGCGTAGAAAAGTTGATATGACAGCATTGCCTGATGAAGTAGAAGGTGCTATTGCTGAAGGCTGTGAAATATTAACACTTCAAGCACCAGTAAGAATTGAAAATGATAAGGATGGCAAAGTTAATGCACTCTGGATAAAGCCTCAAATAATCGGGAAAATTGATGCTGTTGGACGCCCTTCAATAGTAGATTCAGAAGAAGAAGAGAAGAAAATTCCTTGTGATGTGCTCATTATAGCAATTGGACAAGGCATAGAATCTCGACACTTTGCTGAATATGGTGTGCCTGTTAAAAGAGGTGTAATTGAAGCATTGAGTTCAAGTGGCATTGAAAATAGTCCTGGAATATTTGCAGGTGGTGATTGCGTAACTGGTCCTGCAACTGTTATTCGCGCAATTGCAGCAGGTAAAGTAGCTGCTGCAAATATTGATAATTATTTAGGATATAATCATATTATTAGTACGGATGTCGAAATTCCAACTGCAAGATTAGATGATAGACCAGCTTGTGGAAGAGTTAATATGATAGAGCGAGATGCTATGGAGCGTAAAGAGGATTTTGAACTTATAGAATGTGGAATGACATGTGCAGAGGCACTTCAAGAATCATCAAGATGTCTAAGATGTGATCACTTTGGCTATGGAGTATTTAAGGGAGGGAGGATAAAAAAATGGTAAATTTAAAAATCGACAATATTAAAGTAGATGTTAAAGACGGTACTACCATTTTAGATGCAGCAGCATTTGCCGGTATTCCTATCCCAAGTCTTTGCTATTTGCGAGGAATAAATGAAATAGGTGCATGTCGTGTGTGTGTTGTTGAAGTAAAAGGAAAAGATAAATTGCTTCCTGCTTGTAATAACATGGTAGAAGATGGCATGGAGGTATTTACCAATAGCCCTAGAGTTCGTGAAACTCGCAGAACCAATGTTGAACTTATTCTTTCTCAACACGACTGTAATTGCGCATTCTGTGTAAGAAGTGGTAATTGTAATCTGCAAAAGATTGCTAATGATCTAGGTATAATAAAATTAAATTACGATAAAAATGTTGAGCCATATATATGGAATGAAAGCTTTCCATTAATACGTGATGCTGGAAAATGTATTAAGTGTATGCGTTGCATTCAAGTTTGTGATAAAATACAAAGTCTTAATATTTGGGATGTTGCAAATACTGGTTCTAGAACAACAGTAGATGTTTCATATAATAGAAAAATTAAAAATTCTGATTGTTCTTTATGTGGACAATGTATTACTCACTGCCCTGTAGGGGCGCTTCGAGAAAGAGATGATACTGAAAAGGCTTTTGCAGCACTTGCAAATCCAGATAAGATTACAGTAGTACAAATAGCACCTGCTGTTAGAGCCGCCTGGGGAGAATCTCTTGGACTTTCACGTGAGGAGGCTACTGTAGAACGTCTTGTTGCAGCATTACGGAGAATGGGTTTTAACTATATTTTTGATACAAATTTTAGTGCAGATCTTACTATTATGGAAGAGGGAAGTGAGTTTTTAGAAAAACTAAAAAACAGAGAAAACAACGTATTTCCAATGTTTACATCGTGTTGTCCAGGTTGGGTACGTTTCTTAAAATCACAATATCCTGATATGGTAAGTCAGCTTTCAACAGCAAAATCACCACAGCAGATGTTTGGTGCAGTAGCAAAGAGTTATTATGCTAAGCTTTTAAATGTAGATCCATCAAATATTTATTGTATTTCAATTATGCCGTGTATTGCTAAAAAGCATGAAAGTGAAATTCCTATAATGAATGATGCAGGGGCAGGCCCAGACGTTGATTTAGTTCTTACAACACGTGAAGTTGATAGGATGATAAGAGCAGAACATATTATTCCTAAAGATTTAAAAGGAGAAGCATTTGATATCCCTCTTGGTGTTGGTTCAGGTGCAGGCGTGATTTTTGGGGCTACAGGTGGAGTTATGGAAGCAGCTCTTAGATCAGCTTATTTCTTGGTTACAGGTGAAAATCCAGATCCAGATGCATTTGAAGAAATAAGAGGCATGGATGGCTGGAAAGAAAAAACTTTTGAAATCACAGGAATACCTATTAAAGTTGCAATAGTAAGTGGGCTTGGAAATACTAGAAAGTTAATTAAAGCAATAAGACGAGGAAAGGTTAAATATGATTTTGTAGAAGTCATGGCTTGTCCTGGTGGATGCTCAGGTGGTGGTGGACAACCAATTTCAGATGGCTTAGAACTAGCGAAGGTGCGTGGAGAGAACTTATATGATCTTGATAAAAAGTCTACACTAAGATTTTCTCATGAAAATCCTTCTGTTATAAAACTTTATGCTGATTATATGGAAAAACCACTATCACATAAAGCCTATAAATTGCTTCATACTGAACACAGTGCATGGAACATGCCTCTTTCTCCAAGAAGAGAAATGGATGATGAAGAAGAATAGCATAATAAAAAATGTGATCAGAGGATAGAAACACAAAAATAAATATTATATTTTTAGGTACCAAAAAAATGATGTTTAAAAGACATCATTTTTTTCTTGCAAAATCCACCCAATAATGATATTCTTAATTATATGATAAGTATTTTCAATTAGGAGGTGTAATTATGAGTATTTGTAATTTAAAACAAGGAGAACGAGGAATAATTTCATCTATTAAAGGAGATTCAAAATTAATAAAGCGATTATTTGCATTAGGATGCATTGAGGGGACGGAAGTCGAACTTAGAAGAACAGCCCCACTTGGAGATCCAATAATCATAAATTTTAGAGGATTCGATTTGGCTATTAGAAAAAATGATGCCAAGTATATATTATTAGAAAAATAAGTGAATAAAAATCTAATTTAATAAGATATAAATACAACGTATGAAAAATTAACTAAAGCGAGAATTATTAGCCGGATAGGGGAGACTTAAATTTATGATAAATGTAGCTTTACTTGGTAATCCTAACGTAGGAAAAACCACATTATATAACGCCCTTACTGGGTCAAATCAATATGTTGGTAATTGGCCAGGTGTAACTGTAGATAAAAAAGAAGGCTTTATTTCTGACAATGTTAAAATTGTAGATTTACCAGGAATATATGCTATGGATACTTTCTCAAATGAAGAAAAGGTATCTAAAAAGTTTTTACAAGACGGAGATGTAGATCTAATATTAAATATTGTAGATGCATCAAATCTTAATAGAAATTTATACCTTACAACTCAACTTAAAAAATTTAATAAACCAATAATATTAGCTTTAAATATGATTGACGTTTCTGACAGAAAAGGAATAGTTATAGATTATGAGAGATTATCTAAAGAATTAAATGTAGAAGTTATTCCTATTGTTGCAGGCAAAAATAAAGGTATTGATACAATTGAAGAGAGGCTAAAAAAAGGAGATTTTTATACAGCTTCAGATGCAGAAAAATACAACTTTTCTTCTGAAAAAGAAGCCTATGAATTTATTGAAGATTTATTGAAGATATGTGTTACAACACAGACTAAAAATGAGCCGACTATAACTGAGAAAATTGATAAATGGGTATTACATCCAATACTTGCATATCCAATTTTTATATTGTTAATGGCTTTAATGTTTGAATTAACATTTTCTTGGGTTGGACAACCCCTTTCAGACTTATTAGATGGATTTTTAAATGATACCTTAATACCAAATGTAGGGAATCTACTTGCATCAACATCACCTTGGTTTAATTCTCTTATTGTTAATGGGATTATTTCTGGAGTTGGAGGAATAATAGTATTATTACCAATAATTTTAGTATTGTTTATATGTATAACTATATTAGAAGATAGTGGATACATGGCACGGGTAGCCTTTATGATGGACAAGTTAATGAGAAAGATGGGCCTTTCAGGTAAAGCATTTATACCGATGATAATAGGCTTTGGATGTACAGTTCCTGCAATAATGACTGCTAGAACTCTAGAAAGTGAAAAAGATAGGAAACTTACAGCACTACTTGTACCGTTTATGTCTTGTAATGCAAGATTACCTGTTTATACGGTTTTTGCAGCAGTATTTTTTGAAACACATAGAGGACTTATTGTATCATCACTATATTTACTTGGAATAATGGTTGCATTTTTGCTAGGAATATTATTTAAAAATACATATTTTAAAAAAGATGAAGAACCTTTTATAATTGAAATTCCTGAATACAAAAGGCCAAAGCTTTCTTCAATATATAAACAAACAAAAGATAAAGCCATGAGCTTTTTAAAGAAAGCTGCAACTATTATATTTGCAATGAGTGTCGTAGTGTGGTTTTTATCAAACTTTAATAC
The DNA window shown above is from Clostridium beijerinckii and carries:
- a CDS encoding glutamate synthase, with translation MSRLDITTPNRAQTVVEGLYKDLERRIIASPPGLCPVDMAASFLKLCHAQTCGKCVPCRVGLAQLENLLNDVLDGNATLDTIDLIEKTARVISNSADCAIGYEAANMVLKGVIGFKNDYVEHIINDRCICNLDQPVPCVALCPAGVDIPGYIALISEGRNADAVRLIRKDNPFPTTCALICEHPCEARCRRNMIDDSVNIRGLKRYAVDHAGKVPVPVCAQSTGKNVAVVGGGPGGLSAAYFLSLMGHHVVIYEERSKLGGMLRYGIPSYRLPRERLDEDIEAIISTGVEIKTGITIGRDVSLIDVKNKYDALYIAIGAHIDKKIGIKGEESKGVISAVEMLRAIGDNTPPDFTGKTVIVIGGGNVAMDVTRSSMRLGAKKVCNVYRRRKVDMTALPDEVEGAIAEGCEILTLQAPVRIENDKDGKVNALWIKPQIIGKIDAVGRPSIVDSEEEEKKIPCDVLIIAIGQGIESRHFAEYGVPVKRGVIEALSSSGIENSPGIFAGGDCVTGPATVIRAIAAGKVAAANIDNYLGYNHIISTDVEIPTARLDDRPACGRVNMIERDAMERKEDFELIECGMTCAEALQESSRCLRCDHFGYGVFKGGRIKKW
- a CDS encoding hydrogenase, with protein sequence MVNLKIDNIKVDVKDGTTILDAAAFAGIPIPSLCYLRGINEIGACRVCVVEVKGKDKLLPACNNMVEDGMEVFTNSPRVRETRRTNVELILSQHDCNCAFCVRSGNCNLQKIANDLGIIKLNYDKNVEPYIWNESFPLIRDAGKCIKCMRCIQVCDKIQSLNIWDVANTGSRTTVDVSYNRKIKNSDCSLCGQCITHCPVGALRERDDTEKAFAALANPDKITVVQIAPAVRAAWGESLGLSREEATVERLVAALRRMGFNYIFDTNFSADLTIMEEGSEFLEKLKNRENNVFPMFTSCCPGWVRFLKSQYPDMVSQLSTAKSPQQMFGAVAKSYYAKLLNVDPSNIYCISIMPCIAKKHESEIPIMNDAGAGPDVDLVLTTREVDRMIRAEHIIPKDLKGEAFDIPLGVGSGAGVIFGATGGVMEAALRSAYFLVTGENPDPDAFEEIRGMDGWKEKTFEITGIPIKVAIVSGLGNTRKLIKAIRRGKVKYDFVEVMACPGGCSGGGGQPISDGLELAKVRGENLYDLDKKSTLRFSHENPSVIKLYADYMEKPLSHKAYKLLHTEHSAWNMPLSPRREMDDEEE
- a CDS encoding ferrous iron transport protein A gives rise to the protein MSICNLKQGERGIISSIKGDSKLIKRLFALGCIEGTEVELRRTAPLGDPIIINFRGFDLAIRKNDAKYILLEK
- the feoB gene encoding ferrous iron transport protein B produces the protein MINVALLGNPNVGKTTLYNALTGSNQYVGNWPGVTVDKKEGFISDNVKIVDLPGIYAMDTFSNEEKVSKKFLQDGDVDLILNIVDASNLNRNLYLTTQLKKFNKPIILALNMIDVSDRKGIVIDYERLSKELNVEVIPIVAGKNKGIDTIEERLKKGDFYTASDAEKYNFSSEKEAYEFIEDLLKICVTTQTKNEPTITEKIDKWVLHPILAYPIFILLMALMFELTFSWVGQPLSDLLDGFLNDTLIPNVGNLLASTSPWFNSLIVNGIISGVGGIIVLLPIILVLFICITILEDSGYMARVAFMMDKLMRKMGLSGKAFIPMIIGFGCTVPAIMTARTLESEKDRKLTALLVPFMSCNARLPVYTVFAAVFFETHRGLIVSSLYLLGIMVAFLLGILFKNTYFKKDEEPFIIEIPEYKRPKLSSIYKQTKDKAMSFLKKAATIIFAMSVVVWFLSNFNTHGMVNEVNDSILASIGNIIAPLFAPLGFGNWQSAVSLLSGLLAKESVLASMQVIFAGDLSVILPDHFTTISAYAFLVFILLYTPCISVIGTMKKEYGTKLTLFSIFFQLVIAWIAAFLVFNIGSLIF